In the genome of Pseudomonas protegens, one region contains:
- a CDS encoding DUF2493 domain-containing protein: MRVLICAGRYYADSRLCRRVLEAFQRLHEVRVVIHGGSQFLGAHIEDWARETGAHIVRYPPNWQLHGKHAERLRNSFMLADSRPDIVLALPGGEDTEELLAQARVRGIQTLSVDEQ; this comes from the coding sequence ATGCGCGTCCTGATCTGCGCCGGCCGCTACTACGCCGACAGCCGCCTGTGCCGCCGGGTCCTGGAAGCCTTCCAGCGCCTGCACGAAGTGCGGGTGGTGATCCACGGCGGCAGCCAGTTTCTCGGTGCCCACATCGAGGACTGGGCCCGGGAAACCGGGGCCCACATCGTCCGCTACCCGCCCAACTGGCAACTGCACGGCAAACACGCCGAGCGCCTGCGCAACAGCTTCATGCTGGCCGACAGCCGCCCGGACATCGTCCTCGCCCTGCCCGGCGGGGAAGACACCGAAGAGCTGCTGGCCCAGGCCCGGGTCCGCGGCATCCAGACCCTGTCGGTGGACGAGCAGTAA
- a CDS encoding gp16 family protein: MGMNAAPSNPDRLRLIKLIHVARREMRMDDETYRLMLSGMTGLDGATSTADLSVPNLQRVLEQLKQRGFKPRPNKAGTRPRANDEQSRKIRSLWLELHDLGEVRDPSEEALANFVKSMTKVSALQWLNVAQASRVIENLKQWQHRVTNKGGI, encoded by the coding sequence ATGGGCATGAACGCCGCGCCTTCCAACCCGGACCGCCTGCGATTAATCAAGCTGATCCATGTTGCACGGCGCGAGATGCGCATGGATGACGAGACCTATCGGCTGATGTTGTCTGGAATGACCGGATTGGACGGCGCGACATCGACCGCCGACTTGAGTGTTCCAAACCTGCAGAGGGTTTTGGAACAGCTCAAGCAGCGGGGCTTTAAGCCACGTCCAAACAAGGCAGGAACGCGGCCACGGGCCAATGATGAGCAGTCCAGGAAGATCCGGTCGCTATGGCTGGAGCTGCACGACCTGGGCGAGGTTCGCGATCCGTCCGAGGAGGCTCTGGCCAACTTCGTGAAAAGCATGACCAAGGTGTCTGCACTGCAGTGGCTCAACGTCGCCCAGGCGAGCCGGGTGATCGAGAACCTGAAGCAATGGCAGCATCGAGTGACGAATAAGGGGGGCATATGA
- a CDS encoding helix-turn-helix domain-containing protein, whose translation MGGHGGGSCDAKIIAVCLNDFVIYTSHSQGIFVINTSPFVRLKEERKRLKLTQAAAGAVAGVTRETWSRYESGALSPGMEALEAFALAGADVQFVLTGVRGSTPPSTRERLFLDQFRRSPEDRQDEALRVLLGAQSSAAAQHTFQSVGQYIHGSVDQSGLTLNVGGSKGKK comes from the coding sequence ATGGGTGGCCATGGTGGTGGCTCCTGTGATGCAAAGATAATTGCTGTTTGTTTGAATGATTTTGTGATCTATACATCACATAGTCAAGGGATATTTGTGATCAATACATCACCATTTGTGCGTCTCAAAGAAGAGCGCAAACGCCTTAAGCTGACCCAGGCGGCCGCAGGTGCTGTAGCGGGCGTTACAAGAGAAACGTGGAGTCGATATGAATCGGGCGCTCTATCCCCAGGAATGGAGGCGTTAGAAGCTTTTGCTTTGGCGGGTGCAGATGTTCAGTTCGTTTTGACCGGGGTTCGCGGTTCAACCCCTCCCTCAACTAGGGAGAGACTTTTCCTCGATCAATTCCGGCGAAGCCCTGAAGATCGGCAAGATGAGGCTCTTCGTGTTCTGCTGGGCGCGCAGTCTTCTGCTGCAGCACAACACACATTCCAAAGTGTCGGCCAGTACATCCATGGATCAGTCGATCAGTCCGGACTGACGCTCAACGTTGGTGGTAGCAAAGGGAAGAAGTAA
- a CDS encoding helix-turn-helix domain-containing protein, with translation MSRTVSAAARVLRVLKALKGHTVTGLSNNDLAQLTQDSPSNITRAMQTLIEEGLAVKLDNGRFAHSVGVLQIAQAHAEHMARLTNRMQEINQRIAAGSMN, from the coding sequence ATGAGCCGCACCGTCTCAGCCGCTGCACGTGTGTTGCGAGTCCTCAAGGCTTTGAAGGGCCACACCGTGACCGGCCTTAGCAACAACGATCTGGCCCAACTTACCCAGGACAGCCCGAGCAACATTACTCGTGCCATGCAAACCCTGATCGAAGAAGGCTTGGCGGTGAAGCTCGACAATGGTCGGTTCGCTCACTCCGTGGGGGTGCTGCAGATCGCCCAGGCTCATGCCGAGCACATGGCCCGCTTGACCAACCGCATGCAGGAAATCAATCAGCGTATCGCCGCTGGATCGATGAATTAA
- a CDS encoding DDE-type integrase/transposase/recombinase has protein sequence MNPVQTQQLAQIAQRAESAPHGQRTAIYKAGAAELGVSIQTLQRKLKEVRVAKPRKRRSDAGNSALPLNEARLISAMLLESIRANNKQLSTIERAVERLRSNGLILAGRVDEATGLFRPLTSGAISRALQGYKLHPDQLLQDAPAVSLASNHPNHVWQVDASISTQFYLADSGAQVMNKAEFYDGKPGNLKKIERQRLWRYVITDHTSGTLYLEYVLGAESAENLCNVLINAMQKRHEADPFHGVPWMLMTDPGAAMTSGIFRNLCRAMSIELIINQVGNARAKGQVEQAHNIVEREFESALKFQAANSLEQINTWAGKWMRYYNATAIHTRTRRTRYGVWQLIKQEQLRLAPSIEVCRELAVSTPEYRKVSNLLRVSFRGAQFDVSSVPGVMVGEKLLITRNCWRDTDTAIAVLVGEDGREQYHVIERIEIDQFGFAATSATIGEQYKSHAETPAQLSRKVLEQIATGTTNQADAETARKAKAVPFGGLIDPHKHVNDTVLPSYMPRRGTSLNVNAPTIELAPLSHVEAAKLLRPRLGNLWSADSFSRLQQQYPEGVPQEQLDAIEAELKRPVEVMRKPLSLVLAAVGGE, from the coding sequence ATGAATCCGGTACAGACCCAGCAACTGGCACAGATCGCCCAGCGTGCAGAGAGCGCTCCGCACGGTCAGCGCACTGCAATCTATAAGGCAGGCGCCGCCGAGCTGGGTGTTTCCATCCAAACGCTTCAGCGCAAGCTGAAGGAGGTTCGAGTGGCAAAGCCGCGTAAACGTCGCAGTGATGCAGGCAACAGTGCCTTGCCACTGAATGAGGCCCGGTTGATCTCGGCAATGCTGCTGGAGTCGATCCGAGCCAACAACAAGCAGCTGTCTACGATTGAGCGCGCTGTTGAACGCCTGAGAAGCAACGGGTTGATCCTGGCCGGACGGGTCGACGAGGCGACTGGACTGTTTCGCCCGCTGACCAGCGGCGCCATCAGCCGCGCCCTGCAGGGCTACAAACTGCACCCAGACCAACTGCTGCAGGATGCTCCCGCAGTGTCGTTGGCCAGCAATCACCCCAACCACGTTTGGCAGGTGGACGCCTCAATCTCGACGCAGTTCTACCTTGCCGACAGCGGCGCCCAGGTGATGAACAAGGCCGAGTTCTATGACGGCAAACCCGGCAACTTGAAGAAGATCGAACGCCAGCGCCTGTGGCGCTACGTGATCACGGACCACACCAGCGGCACCTTGTATCTGGAGTATGTCCTGGGGGCGGAATCCGCAGAGAACCTGTGCAATGTGTTGATCAACGCGATGCAAAAGCGTCACGAGGCGGACCCATTCCACGGCGTGCCATGGATGCTAATGACCGACCCGGGTGCGGCCATGACCAGCGGCATTTTCCGCAACCTGTGCCGCGCCATGTCCATCGAACTGATCATCAACCAGGTCGGCAATGCGCGGGCAAAGGGTCAGGTCGAACAGGCGCACAACATTGTTGAACGTGAGTTTGAGAGTGCGTTGAAGTTTCAGGCAGCGAACAGCCTGGAACAGATCAATACCTGGGCCGGAAAGTGGATGCGTTACTACAACGCGACCGCGATTCACACTCGGACCCGCCGCACGCGGTACGGCGTTTGGCAGTTGATCAAGCAGGAGCAACTGCGCCTGGCACCCAGCATTGAGGTCTGCCGTGAGTTGGCCGTCAGTACCCCGGAGTACCGGAAGGTCAGCAACCTATTGCGGGTTTCGTTTCGCGGCGCTCAATTCGATGTCAGTTCAGTACCGGGTGTGATGGTGGGTGAAAAGCTGCTGATCACCCGCAACTGCTGGCGTGACACGGATACCGCCATCGCTGTGCTGGTGGGTGAGGATGGCCGTGAGCAGTACCACGTGATCGAACGGATCGAGATCGACCAATTTGGTTTTGCGGCGACCTCGGCGACCATCGGCGAGCAGTACAAAAGCCACGCGGAAACTCCGGCCCAGCTCTCGCGCAAGGTCCTGGAGCAGATCGCCACCGGCACAACCAATCAGGCCGACGCTGAAACCGCACGCAAGGCCAAGGCCGTTCCGTTCGGTGGTTTGATCGACCCTCACAAGCACGTCAATGACACGGTGCTGCCGTCCTACATGCCACGTCGCGGCACGTCGCTCAACGTCAATGCTCCGACTATCGAGCTGGCGCCGCTCAGTCATGTTGAAGCGGCAAAGCTACTGCGCCCACGCCTAGGCAATCTTTGGTCGGCTGACAGTTTCAGTCGGCTGCAGCAGCAATACCCGGAAGGAGTTCCCCAAGAGCAGCTCGACGCCATTGAGGCGGAGCTGAAACGACCTGTTGAGGTCATGCGCAAGCCGCTCAGCCTGGTGCTGGCTGCGGTTGGAGGTGAGTGA
- a CDS encoding ExeA family protein, whose translation MLKLKHVLQGIGRPQSALAESLKLSDATVAQLLNHGQWPRSLDCEELQGRIRVFLTESGANDADIANAFEEVDLPCANTADPALVKEPSGEDEPMLLPKQTLQPSTRKAFGLFRDPFDELQCAQDMWVSPDIRYVREIMYQTARHGGFLAVVGESGAGKSTLRRDLVNRIADSGDPVIIIEPYVLASEDNDTKGKSLKSTHIAESMMAAVSPLAKPKSSPEARFAQLHKALKESHAAGYRHCLVIEEAHSLPIPTLKHLKRILELEVGFTKLVSIIMIGQPELDVKLSERNADVREVVQRCERVTLTPIEGARLEEFLKFRFDRAGKALEEVIDASGIQAIAERLSQPSRRSGRDETVSLLYPLAIGNLVIAAMNLAAQLGVPVITADVVKGV comes from the coding sequence ATGTTGAAGCTCAAGCACGTTTTACAAGGAATCGGTAGACCTCAGTCGGCCTTGGCCGAATCGCTGAAACTCAGTGACGCGACAGTCGCCCAGTTGCTGAACCATGGTCAGTGGCCTCGCAGCCTGGACTGCGAAGAACTACAGGGGCGCATCCGCGTATTCCTGACCGAGTCCGGCGCCAACGATGCCGATATCGCCAACGCCTTTGAAGAAGTGGATCTGCCGTGCGCCAACACGGCAGATCCGGCCCTAGTGAAAGAGCCGTCCGGGGAGGACGAACCTATGTTACTGCCAAAACAGACCTTACAGCCAAGTACCCGTAAAGCCTTTGGCCTTTTCCGTGACCCATTTGATGAGCTGCAGTGCGCCCAGGACATGTGGGTCAGCCCTGATATTCGCTATGTCCGCGAGATCATGTATCAGACAGCGCGGCACGGTGGCTTCCTCGCTGTCGTGGGTGAGTCGGGGGCTGGTAAAAGCACGCTTCGCCGTGACCTGGTAAACCGCATAGCCGACAGCGGTGACCCGGTGATCATCATCGAGCCCTATGTTTTGGCGTCCGAAGACAACGACACCAAGGGCAAGTCCCTGAAAAGTACTCATATCGCCGAGTCGATGATGGCGGCGGTGTCGCCCCTGGCCAAGCCCAAAAGCAGCCCCGAGGCGCGTTTCGCTCAGTTGCACAAGGCTCTGAAGGAGTCCCATGCAGCCGGTTACCGCCACTGTCTGGTGATCGAGGAAGCCCACAGCCTGCCGATCCCGACGCTGAAGCACCTCAAGCGCATTCTTGAGCTGGAAGTCGGTTTCACCAAGCTGGTCAGCATCATCATGATCGGCCAACCCGAGCTGGACGTGAAACTCAGCGAGCGCAACGCCGATGTGCGTGAGGTCGTACAGCGCTGCGAGCGCGTGACGTTGACGCCCATTGAAGGGGCTCGCCTGGAAGAGTTCCTGAAATTCCGCTTCGACCGCGCAGGCAAGGCGCTTGAAGAGGTCATTGACGCCAGCGGCATCCAGGCGATTGCTGAACGCCTGTCCCAGCCGAGCCGACGCAGTGGCCGCGATGAGACGGTTTCGCTGCTGTATCCACTGGCCATTGGCAACTTGGTCATCGCTGCGATGAATCTGGCTGCCCAGTTGGGTGTGCCAGTGATCACAGCTGATGTCGTGAAGGGGGTGTGA
- a CDS encoding DUF2730 family protein yields the protein MNLEQLNFSFTAVQWVVVTVLGIYTWFTNRQAASAQELLELRTRIVALEEHVRHLPDQQAVTDLLGDMKAVRAELSGVKDALGPLARSLDRINDYLLREKT from the coding sequence ATGAACCTAGAACAACTCAATTTCAGCTTCACCGCCGTGCAATGGGTTGTTGTCACGGTGCTCGGAATTTACACCTGGTTCACCAACCGCCAGGCCGCGAGTGCCCAGGAGCTGCTGGAGTTACGTACTCGCATTGTCGCTCTAGAAGAACATGTCCGGCATCTGCCAGATCAACAGGCCGTCACCGATCTGCTGGGCGATATGAAAGCGGTACGAGCCGAGCTGTCGGGGGTCAAGGACGCGCTTGGCCCTTTAGCCCGTTCGCTGGACCGGATCAATGATTACTTGCTGCGAGAGAAGACATGA
- a CDS encoding structural protein: MRPETPRGIRNFNPGNIRHVKGTRWQGMSANQNDTAFVQFTGPQWGIRAIARTLITYQDKHGLRTIRQIIGRWAPPNENNTESYIRQVATRLGVSPDARIDVYDYRTMRSLVEAIIRHENGSGPLSQGNWYGESLVSEGLHLAGIVPDAYHGEQA; encoded by the coding sequence ATGCGACCCGAAACCCCTCGCGGCATCCGCAACTTCAACCCCGGCAACATTCGCCATGTCAAAGGCACCCGCTGGCAAGGCATGTCGGCGAATCAGAACGACACCGCATTCGTCCAGTTCACCGGCCCTCAATGGGGCATCCGTGCCATTGCCCGCACCCTGATCACCTACCAGGACAAGCACGGCCTGCGCACCATCCGCCAAATCATTGGCCGTTGGGCCCCCCCCAACGAGAACAACACCGAGAGTTACATCCGTCAGGTCGCCACCCGTCTCGGTGTGTCGCCTGACGCCCGGATCGACGTGTACGACTACCGCACCATGCGGAGCCTGGTCGAAGCAATCATTCGCCATGAAAACGGCTCGGGTCCGCTTTCGCAGGGCAACTGGTACGGCGAGTCTCTGGTCAGCGAGGGCCTGCACCTGGCCGGAATCGTTCCCGACGCCTATCACGGGGAACAGGCATGA
- a CDS encoding TraR/DksA C4-type zinc finger protein: MDLAEPATDDDISDSELRVRNSSLRRSSGRSAYRCDECGDAIPEDQRQENPGIEHCFDCIDALEHMDTGGFE, from the coding sequence ATGGATTTAGCTGAACCCGCTACAGATGACGACATCAGCGATTCGGAGCTGCGAGTTCGCAACAGTAGTTTGCGACGTAGCTCCGGTCGTTCAGCTTACCGCTGCGATGAATGCGGCGATGCAATTCCTGAAGATCAACGCCAGGAAAACCCTGGTATCGAACATTGCTTTGACTGCATAGACGCCTTGGAACATATGGACACGGGGGGTTTTGAATGA
- a CDS encoding lysis protein, with protein sequence MVALDRLPTGVLVAVLACVISAAAAGSIAYRYAEAQGKTNLSNLAAQQAEQALAAERANRLQLLQQVTRANEAEALLLTTFDRHAEEKRQLQERIPHVTTNYIPAPGAVAKSIPRCVFTAGWLRDFNTALGVPAPGPGTAVTTAEKAAWPTPGTDTELLESGVTPADILAHAQDYGVWARANLAQLNALLDLQEKD encoded by the coding sequence ATGGTCGCGCTTGATCGATTGCCAACAGGAGTGCTGGTTGCCGTGCTGGCGTGCGTGATCAGCGCAGCGGCTGCCGGTTCAATCGCCTACCGGTACGCCGAGGCACAGGGCAAAACCAATCTGTCGAACCTTGCGGCTCAGCAGGCTGAACAGGCGTTAGCGGCTGAGCGGGCAAACCGATTGCAGCTGCTGCAGCAGGTCACTCGTGCCAACGAAGCCGAGGCCTTGCTGCTCACCACATTTGATCGACACGCAGAAGAGAAACGCCAGCTCCAGGAGCGAATCCCCCATGTCACAACGAACTACATTCCGGCGCCTGGCGCTGTTGCTAAGTCTATTCCTCGTTGCGTGTTCACTGCTGGTTGGCTGCGCGACTTCAACACCGCCCTCGGTGTGCCCGCCCCAGGACCGGGCACCGCTGTCACCACTGCTGAAAAAGCGGCCTGGCCCACCCCCGGCACTGACACCGAGTTACTGGAAAGCGGCGTCACTCCCGCAGACATTCTTGCCCATGCCCAGGACTACGGCGTGTGGGCCAGAGCCAACCTTGCCCAGCTCAATGCCTTGCTTGATCTCCAGGAAAAGGACTGA
- a CDS encoding DUF2786 domain-containing protein encodes MDQDRILDKIKKCLEMAKGKGSNPNEAEIALRQAHKLMEAYHLEMGDVLASMAGEAKVAAGSESDPPAWRVRLAHVCAEAFGAHFIISTPWFESASFIFIGCGAVPELAGYAYQVLERQLQKGRRDFLATQKRCKRATKVARGDAFAHGWIDAVSAKVEQFAGVEDSIAEAIQAYMTKKYPNLGQAKMKRRKLKARDEVAGDAGYQAGRSAQLHHAVSHRPLARLTVGG; translated from the coding sequence ATGGACCAGGATCGTATTCTCGACAAGATCAAGAAGTGCTTGGAGATGGCAAAGGGCAAGGGTTCCAACCCCAATGAAGCGGAGATCGCCCTGCGGCAGGCTCATAAGTTGATGGAGGCCTACCACCTGGAGATGGGAGACGTGCTCGCCAGCATGGCTGGAGAGGCGAAGGTGGCGGCAGGTTCAGAAAGCGACCCACCGGCCTGGCGGGTGCGCTTAGCCCACGTCTGCGCTGAGGCCTTTGGCGCCCATTTCATTATTAGTACGCCCTGGTTTGAAAGCGCGTCGTTCATCTTCATCGGCTGTGGAGCCGTGCCCGAGTTGGCAGGTTATGCATACCAGGTACTGGAGCGTCAGTTGCAGAAGGGGCGCCGTGATTTTCTCGCTACACAGAAGCGCTGTAAACGCGCCACCAAGGTTGCCCGGGGCGATGCATTCGCCCATGGCTGGATCGACGCAGTCTCAGCCAAGGTAGAACAGTTCGCAGGGGTCGAAGACAGCATCGCTGAGGCGATCCAGGCCTACATGACCAAGAAGTATCCGAACCTCGGCCAAGCCAAGATGAAACGCCGCAAACTCAAGGCCCGAGACGAAGTGGCCGGAGACGCCGGATACCAGGCTGGCCGGTCGGCTCAGCTGCACCACGCGGTGAGTCATCGACCATTGGCACGTTTGACGGTGGGTGGCTGA
- a CDS encoding DUF3164 family protein, giving the protein MTDIAIPAGFVRNAIGHLVPVDQVREHDKLRDCVARDLGTEAEQLSAALARFKKKALADVADLVAVSSERYGVTLGGQKGNVSITTYDGEFKIERAYADKVVFTEEILAAKELINQCISAWSEGANSHLRVLVDRAFRANRQGQLMVKDVLSLLRVEIDDPDWKRAMQALKDSIQVNGTAVYIRVYKRQGNTDQYLPINLTLAGV; this is encoded by the coding sequence ATGACTGATATCGCCATTCCTGCGGGCTTCGTTCGCAATGCCATTGGCCACCTGGTTCCGGTTGACCAAGTGCGCGAACACGACAAGCTCCGTGATTGTGTCGCACGTGATCTCGGTACTGAAGCTGAGCAGCTCAGCGCAGCTTTGGCTCGCTTCAAGAAAAAGGCATTGGCCGATGTTGCCGATCTGGTGGCCGTTTCCTCAGAGCGCTACGGTGTAACGCTTGGCGGTCAGAAGGGCAACGTCTCCATCACCACCTACGACGGCGAGTTCAAGATCGAGCGGGCCTATGCTGACAAGGTTGTCTTTACCGAGGAAATCCTCGCCGCCAAAGAGCTGATCAACCAATGCATTAGCGCCTGGTCCGAGGGCGCCAACAGCCATCTGCGGGTGCTGGTTGACCGCGCATTCAGGGCCAACCGCCAGGGGCAACTGATGGTCAAGGACGTGCTCAGTTTGTTGCGTGTAGAGATCGACGATCCCGACTGGAAAAGAGCCATGCAGGCGCTGAAAGACTCCATCCAGGTCAACGGCACTGCCGTGTACATCCGGGTCTATAAACGCCAGGGCAATACCGATCAGTACTTGCCTATCAACCTGACTTTGGCGGGGGTGTGA
- a CDS encoding Mor transcription activator family protein — MKEPSSTAGELLQTLADHVAQSAKETLNISPELAEAHGNEVAMQMAAIWGGQQLYMPKGIHVQASKLHQQIFEEWTGRNHREIARKHNLSLAFVYKVVKRMRLAVVARDQGDLFASYEGE, encoded by the coding sequence ATGAAAGAGCCGAGCAGTACGGCGGGCGAGCTTCTCCAAACACTTGCCGACCATGTAGCGCAGTCTGCAAAAGAGACGCTGAACATCAGCCCTGAACTTGCCGAAGCACACGGCAATGAGGTGGCTATGCAGATGGCGGCGATCTGGGGTGGCCAACAGCTGTACATGCCCAAAGGCATCCACGTACAAGCGTCGAAGCTGCATCAGCAGATTTTTGAGGAGTGGACAGGCCGTAACCATCGAGAGATCGCCAGGAAACACAATCTCTCACTGGCGTTTGTCTACAAGGTCGTTAAACGGATGCGGTTGGCAGTGGTCGCCCGCGATCAGGGCGACCTGTTTGCATCATATGAAGGGGAGTAG
- a CDS encoding Na/Pi cotransporter family protein: MSGTTLLINLAGAIALLLWGSQMICGSLLRGFGSPLRHWLGQHLNNRWLALLCGVGITGVLQSSTAVSLMASSFTAAGTLGLAPALAVMLGANIGSTLVVQLLSLDLSLLAPVLLLAGFLTLRLRDDSRFESIGCALIGLGLMLLALGLLGATLGAVESTPVFRLVMTSLDGDLLLALLVAVLLTWMCHSSVAVVLLIASLAGTGLLSPATSMALVLGVNLGASLPSLLSASGNVARRLPLGNLLARLLGVALVLPWIPTLARLDAVQALAPELLVVYLHSAFSLILALLLIGFTEPLGKLLTRLLPAPAPVTDPGMPLYLDQAGLEVANIGLANAAREALRMADMLSSMLDRVLQLFRTSNIAHADQVRHIDQSLDLLSAAIRAYLADVGKEGISDQDADRSQEILLLVINLEHAGDILATSLAQLAVRRLRRGEAFSEFELGTLYPLHQELLDSLSLAITVFLREDLPTAHQLLARKENVRRLEAAAGREHFRQLREDQSAWAESGDIFQRLLRDYRRVHHHIAALAYPALERAGERDIEHGYLNEPLADTPSTEHPATGAKEDATCAS; this comes from the coding sequence ATGTCGGGCACCACTCTTCTGATCAACCTGGCCGGGGCCATCGCCCTGCTGCTGTGGGGCTCGCAGATGATCTGCGGATCACTCCTGCGCGGCTTCGGCAGCCCGCTGCGGCACTGGCTCGGGCAACACCTGAACAACCGCTGGCTGGCGCTGCTGTGTGGCGTCGGCATCACCGGCGTGCTGCAAAGCAGCACCGCGGTGAGCCTGATGGCCAGCTCCTTTACCGCCGCCGGCACCCTGGGCCTGGCCCCAGCGCTGGCGGTGATGCTGGGGGCCAACATCGGCTCGACCCTGGTGGTCCAGCTGCTCAGCCTCGACCTCTCGCTGCTGGCGCCGGTGCTGTTGCTGGCGGGCTTCCTGACCTTGCGCCTGCGCGACGACTCACGCTTTGAAAGCATCGGCTGCGCGCTGATCGGCCTGGGCCTGATGCTCCTGGCCCTGGGCCTGCTCGGCGCCACCCTGGGCGCGGTGGAAAGCACCCCGGTGTTCCGGCTGGTGATGACCAGCCTCGACGGCGACCTGCTGCTGGCCCTGCTGGTGGCGGTGCTGCTGACCTGGATGTGCCACTCCAGCGTCGCGGTGGTGCTGCTGATCGCCTCCCTGGCCGGCACCGGCCTGCTGTCGCCGGCCACCAGCATGGCCCTGGTGCTCGGGGTCAACCTCGGCGCCAGCCTGCCGTCGCTGCTCAGCGCCAGCGGCAACGTGGCCCGGCGCCTGCCCCTGGGCAACCTGCTGGCGCGCCTGCTCGGGGTGGCCCTGGTGCTGCCGTGGATTCCCACCCTGGCTCGCCTGGACGCGGTGCAGGCCCTGGCGCCGGAGTTGCTGGTGGTCTATCTGCACAGCGCCTTCAGCCTGATCCTGGCCCTGCTGCTGATCGGCTTCACCGAGCCCCTGGGCAAGCTGCTGACCCGGCTGCTGCCGGCCCCCGCCCCGGTCACCGACCCGGGCATGCCGCTGTACCTGGACCAGGCCGGCCTGGAAGTGGCCAATATCGGCCTGGCCAACGCCGCCCGCGAAGCCCTGCGCATGGCCGACATGCTTTCGAGCATGCTCGATCGAGTGCTGCAGTTGTTTCGCACCTCCAATATCGCCCACGCCGATCAGGTGCGGCACATCGACCAGTCCCTGGACCTGCTCAGCGCGGCGATCCGCGCCTACCTGGCGGACGTCGGCAAGGAAGGCATCAGCGACCAGGACGCCGACCGCTCCCAGGAGATCCTGCTGCTGGTGATCAACCTGGAGCACGCCGGCGACATCCTCGCCACCAGCCTGGCGCAACTGGCGGTGCGCCGCCTGCGCCGCGGCGAAGCCTTCTCCGAGTTCGAGCTGGGCACCCTGTACCCGCTGCACCAGGAGTTGCTGGACAGCCTGAGCCTGGCCATTACCGTGTTCCTGCGCGAAGACCTGCCCACCGCCCACCAGTTGCTGGCGCGCAAGGAAAACGTGCGGCGCCTGGAAGCCGCCGCCGGCCGCGAGCACTTTCGCCAACTGCGCGAAGACCAGAGCGCCTGGGCCGAATCCGGGGACATCTTCCAGCGCCTGCTGCGCGACTACCGCCGGGTCCACCACCACATCGCCGCCCTGGCCTACCCGGCCCTGGAGCGCGCTGGCGAACGCGACATCGAGCACGGCTACCTCAACGAACCCCTGGCCGACACGCCGAGCACCGAGCACCCGGCGACCGGAGCCAAGGAGGACGCAACATGCGCGTCCTGA
- a CDS encoding DNA-binding protein: MATHAKALTADQVKENFRRVGKTITQWATENGYTRNEVYRVLNGQAKANYGKAHDIAVKLGLKPTAAMAA; encoded by the coding sequence ATGGCCACCCATGCCAAAGCCCTAACCGCCGACCAGGTGAAAGAAAACTTCCGTCGTGTCGGCAAAACCATTACTCAGTGGGCTACCGAAAACGGCTACACCCGCAACGAGGTGTACCGCGTCCTCAATGGCCAGGCCAAAGCCAATTACGGCAAGGCCCATGATATTGCGGTGAAGCTTGGTCTCAAGCCGACTGCTGCGATGGCAGCGTAA
- a CDS encoding ArsR family transcriptional regulator, with product MTQYAEFLRQDYRLVILRLLVEMTGYRANSSVLTMALDSYGHTLSRDQVKTELHWLAEQGALTIADVGPVIVATLTERGQDIAAGRARVPGIKRPGA from the coding sequence ATGACCCAATACGCCGAATTCCTACGCCAGGACTATCGCCTGGTGATTCTGCGCCTGCTGGTCGAGATGACTGGCTATCGTGCCAACAGTTCTGTGCTGACCATGGCCCTGGACAGCTATGGACACACCCTCAGCCGTGACCAGGTGAAAACCGAACTGCATTGGTTGGCTGAGCAAGGGGCTCTGACCATCGCAGATGTGGGCCCTGTGATCGTGGCAACTCTCACCGAGCGCGGCCAGGACATCGCTGCAGGGCGTGCGCGGGTGCCAGGCATCAAGCGGCCGGGGGCATAA